TCCCGGCTCGCCGAGCGGCTGGGCCTGCCGGTCCTCCGGCTCGACGACTTCTACAAGGACGGCGACGACCCGACGCTCCCCCGCATCGAGCACGGCGCCAACGCCGGGCTCGTCGACTGGGACGACCCGGCGTCGTGGCACCGCGAGGACGCACTGGCGTCGCTGCGCGAGCTCTGCACCACCGGGCGCAGCGAGGTCCCCGTCTACGAGATCGCGCAGAACGGCCGCTGCGGGTCGCGCACCGTCGACCTGGCCGGGGCGACCCGGTTCGTCGCGGAGGGGATCTTCGCCCCCGACGTCGTGGCGGCGTGCCGCGAGGAGGGCATGCTGGCGGCGGCCTACTGCATCACCCAGCACCCGCTGGTGACCTTCTGGCGCCGTCTCACCCGTGACCTGCGCGAGCACCGGAAGCCTCCGCTCGTGCTCGTACGCCGGGGGCTCGCACTGATGCGCGACCAGCAGCGCGTCGTCGGGCACGCGCTGCGGGCCGGCTGCCGCCGCGCCACCGGCGACCAGGCCTACGCCGAGCTGACCGCCGGCGCCGGCGCCGGGCGGACTACCCGGCGCTGAGCGCGGCGTAGCCGGGCTTGATGACGTCCTCGATGATCGCGAGCCGCTCGTCGAAGGGCAGGAACGCCGACTTCATCGCGTTGATGGTGAACCAGCGCAGGTCGTCGAGCGTGTAGTCGAACGCCTCGACCAGGCCGAACATCTCCCGCGTCATCGACGTGCCGCTCATCAGCCGGTTGTCGGTGTTGACGGTGACCCGGAACCGCAGGTCGGTGAGCAGGCCGATCGGGTGCTGGTCGAACGACTCGGCCGCGCCGGTCTGGATGTTGGAGCTGGGGCACATCTCCAGCGGGATCCGCTTGTCGCGCACGTACGCGGCCAGCCGTCCGAGCTCGACCGAGCCGTCGTCGCCGACGGTGATGTCGTCGATGATCCGTACGCCGTGGCCGAGCCGGTCGGCGCCGCACCACTGGATCGCCTCCCAGATCGACGGCAGACCGAAGGCCTCGCCGGCGTGGATGGTGAAGTGGGCGTTCTCGCGCTGGAGGTACTCGAAGGCGTCGAGGTGGCGGGTGGGCGGGAAGCCCGCCTCCGCCCCGGCGATGTCGAAGCCGGCGACGCCGCGGTCGCGCCAGGCGATCGCCAGCTCGGCGATCTCCATCGAGCGGGCCTGGTGGCGCATCGCGGTGAGCAGCTGGCGCACGACGATCCGGCCGCCGGCCGCCGCCATGCCCGCGTCGAAGCCCTCCTGGACGGCGGCGACGACCTCGTCGAGGGTCATCCCGGCCGAGACGTGCTGCTCGGGGGCGTAGCGCACCTCGGCGTAGACCACGCCGTCGGCGGCGAGGTCCTCGACGCACTCACGCGCCACCCGCGCGATCGCGGGACCGTGCTGCATCACCGCGACCGTGTGGTCGAAGGTCTCGAGGTAGCGCACCAGGGAGCCCGAGTCGGCGGACTCGGTGAACCAGCGGCCCAGCGACTCGGCGTCCGGCGCGGGCAGCTCGTGGCCGATCTCGGCGGCGAGCTCGACGATGGTCTGCGGACGCAGGCCGCCGTCGAGGTGGTCGTGCAGGAGGACCTTGGGGGCGGCCAGCACCTGGTCGCGCGTGGGAGTGCTCATCCGCACATCCAACCAGTGCCCGTCGCCGGGCGCGCACTATGTTCGTGCCCATGCGCACCTTCACCACGCTCGACGACGTCGCCGCCGCCTCCGGGTCGGAGATCGGCACCAGCGAGTGGCTCACGGTCGACCAGTCCCGCATCGACGCGTTCGCCGACGCGACCCTGGACCACCAGTGGATCCACGTCGACGCCGGGGCCGCCGCCGCGGGGCCGTTCGGCACCACGATCGCGCACGGCTTCCTCACCCTCAGCCTGCTGCCCCACTTCGCCTCGCAGGTGTTCCGGCTCGAGACGCCGGGGGCGCGGCTGAACTACGGGATGGAGAAGGTGCGGTTCCCCGCCCCCGTCCCCGTCGACAGCCGGCTGCGCTCGCACGTGCGCTTCGGCGAGGTCCGCGACCTGCCGGCGGGCAAGCAGCTCGTCGTCGAGCACACCGTGGAGATCGAGGGTCAGGACAAGCCGGCCTGCGTGGCCCAGCACGTGGTGCTGCTGCTGGCCTGAGCGCATACGCCCACCGCGAGCGGCGCCCCGCCGTCTTCCCCGCCCGCGAGCGGTGAGCCACCCACATTTCCGCGCCGCAGAACGTGGGTGGGACACCGACACCCGGCGCGCCGTCCCACGCCCCACCCGCGAGCGGTGAGCCACCCACACTTCCGCATCGCAGAACGTGGGTGGGACACCGCCCGGAGGTCGAGGCGAGCGCGGCGGGGTGTCAGCCGATCCGGTCGAGGACGATCGGGCCGGGCGTGAAGGACGCGCCGTCCTCGATGTCGTAGCCGC
This region of Nocardioides palaemonis genomic DNA includes:
- a CDS encoding ATP-binding protein translates to MSTAQVIVLAGPSGAGKSRLAERLGLPVLRLDDFYKDGDDPTLPRIEHGANAGLVDWDDPASWHREDALASLRELCTTGRSEVPVYEIAQNGRCGSRTVDLAGATRFVAEGIFAPDVVAACREEGMLAAAYCITQHPLVTFWRRLTRDLREHRKPPLVLVRRGLALMRDQQRVVGHALRAGCRRATGDQAYAELTAGAGAGRTTRR
- a CDS encoding adenosine deaminase: MSTPTRDQVLAAPKVLLHDHLDGGLRPQTIVELAAEIGHELPAPDAESLGRWFTESADSGSLVRYLETFDHTVAVMQHGPAIARVARECVEDLAADGVVYAEVRYAPEQHVSAGMTLDEVVAAVQEGFDAGMAAAGGRIVVRQLLTAMRHQARSMEIAELAIAWRDRGVAGFDIAGAEAGFPPTRHLDAFEYLQRENAHFTIHAGEAFGLPSIWEAIQWCGADRLGHGVRIIDDITVGDDGSVELGRLAAYVRDKRIPLEMCPSSNIQTGAAESFDQHPIGLLTDLRFRVTVNTDNRLMSGTSMTREMFGLVEAFDYTLDDLRWFTINAMKSAFLPFDERLAIIEDVIKPGYAALSAG
- a CDS encoding MaoC family dehydratase, whose protein sequence is MRTFTTLDDVAAASGSEIGTSEWLTVDQSRIDAFADATLDHQWIHVDAGAAAAGPFGTTIAHGFLTLSLLPHFASQVFRLETPGARLNYGMEKVRFPAPVPVDSRLRSHVRFGEVRDLPAGKQLVVEHTVEIEGQDKPACVAQHVVLLLA